One Fulvia fulva chromosome 8, complete sequence DNA window includes the following coding sequences:
- a CDS encoding Cytochrome P450 monooxygenase, with product MSFHIWTLEQFNPNDILCVAAAAAMIYGIWRVAYNLFFSPLAKIPGPKLAAMTRWVETYYECFNEQGGQFRWAYSKWHDVYGPIIRVAPNEVHVRDSEFYDKLYQHKPQAKADRLNNRFDCKTSIFDTSQHLLHARRRAVLEVFFSRKRISDRSVEMQEHLDRLCQTVRDEYLGTDAILYTDDMWSCWTSDIISGYSFATNDNMIALPRFRSPLREAMNELLEPMHWITQCPILKNILFSLPQWFVLAVYPAARPAVAMKNGILSRIQTIRANVRRLPDGDHAGTIFGTMLTSDLPSSETSDERLKDEGIGLLGVGTETTMRTLSIGLYFLWEQPSVKAKLMAELKGAIPDPNIIPHWDVLAKLPYLAGCVNEAMRLSYGASQRLIRVFDQPITYGQFVIDAGTEIGMDIYDVCHDETIFHQSHEFRPERWLEDVPQDGQESRSQLSRHLVVFGRGPRACIGRHLAHAEACLGLATFVRRFDYEMFETPRAHFAFDRDRLAPRPRKGTPGIRMEVTGVHT from the exons ATGTCCTTCCACATCTGGACCCTCGAGCAATTCAACCCAAATGATATCCTGTGCGTTGCAGCTGCCGCCGCCATGATCTACGGTATCTGGCGCGTGGCGTACAATCTTTTCTTCAGCCCATTGGCCAAGATACCAGGTCCAAAGCTAGCGGCCATGACGAGATGGGTGGAAACATACTACGAGTGCTTCAACGAGCAAGGAGGGCAATTTCGATGGGCGTATTCAAAATGGCACGACGTTTACGGGCCCATCATTCGTGTCGCGCCCAATGAAGTCCACGTTCGAGACTCGGAGTTTTACGACAAACTCTACCAGCATAAGCCTCAAGCAAAAGCGGACAGGCTCAACAATCGATTCGATTGCAAGACTTCGATATTCGATACATCGCAACATCTGCTGCACGCACGACGTCGCGCCGTTCTGGAAGTCTTCTTCTCTAGAAAACGTATTTCTGACCGGAGTGTCGAGATGCAGGAGCATCTAGATCGCTTATGCCAGACAGTGCGGGATGAGTACCTTGGAACGGATGCGATACTCTACACAGATGATATGTGGAGTTGCTGGACTTCCGATATCATCTCAGGATACTCGTTCGCCACCAATGACAACATGATTGCTCTGCCAAGATTCAGATCGCCGCTGAGAGAGGCAATGAACGAACTTCTCGAACCAATGCACTGGATCACGCAGTGCCCGATCCTGAAGAACATTCTGTTCAGTCTTCCTCAGTGGTTTGTACTGGCAGTCTACCCGGCTGCGCGACCAGCCGTTGCCATGAAGAATGGCATCCTGAGTCGTATCCAGACTATCAGGGCCAACGTTCGTCGACTCCCTGATGGGGACCACGCCGGCACTATCTTTGGCACTATGCTCACCTCAGACCTTCCATCATCCGAAACCTCCGATGAGCGCCTCAAGGACGAGGGAATTGGGCTTCTGGGTGTCGGAACCGAGACAACGATGCGTACACTCTCAATCGGGCTATACTTTCTCTGGGAACAGCCCTCGGTGAAAGCTAAGCTTATGGCCGAGCTAAAGGGAGCAATACCTGATCCAAATATCATCCCCCATTGGGATGTTCTGGCGAAGCTTCCCTACCTTGCAGGTTGTGTGAATGAAG CCATGCGGTTGTCATACGGGGCCTCTCAGCGTCTGATACGGGTCTTTGATCAGCCAATCACGTACGGGCAGTTTGTGATAGACGCCGGAACAGAAATCGGTATGGACATTTATGACGTTTGCCATGACGAGACAATTTTCCACCAAAGCCACGAATTTCGACCAGAACGTTGGCTAGAGGACGTTCCACAGGATGGTCAAGAGTCTCGCAGTCAACTCTCCCGACACCTCGTAGTTTTCGGACGCGGTCCCCGAGCTTGCATTGGGCGTCATCTGGCGCATGCAGAAGCATGCCTTGGACTGGCTACATTCGTGCGGCGGTTCGACTATGAGATGTTTGAGACACCTCGTGCTCATTTCGCCTTCGATCGCGACAGGCTGGCACCGCGGCCGCGTAAAGGCACTCCAGGAATCCGGATGGAGGTCACCGGGGTTCATACATAG
- a CDS encoding Thiohydrolase: MSHSDASHRPVEKVFFRTLDGLRLCGNLYPAAKRGPAVIINPGMGCVKEMFVPEVAEYLQRAGITAFAYDPRNLGESEGSPRNDIDPLKQISDYSDALTFLKSNPIVDSGQIVFWGQSFAGTAALCAAALDHRAKAVVAVCPNLKFDRDWNKYKIALAKSMQDRESQLAGNDPYYLPVLDINHERPGGMSNGIKSSEADYMRRLKELGAVNYENRVTIQSYYKIITWSPLSMIARLESTPSLIIVPELDTLSPAEEQIAMVESLRGPKKMYIAPGRNHMDILSGDGFDALCQVQRDFVLESTCERESS; encoded by the exons ATGTCGCATTCCGACGCATCCCATCGTCCAGTCGAAAAGGTATTCTTTCGAACGTTGGACGGCTTGCGACTATGCGGCAACCTCTATCCTGCAGCAAAGCGCGGCCCCGCAGTCATCATCAATCCGGGT ATGGGATGCGTGAAGGAGATGTTCGTCCCAGAGGTCGCCGAGTATCTGCAAAGGGCTGGCATCACAGCCTTTGCGTACGACCCACGCAATCTTGGGGAGAGTGAAGGCTCTCCTCGGAACGACATCGATCCACTCAAGCAAATTTCCGACTACTCGGACGCTCTGACCTTCCTCAAGAGCAATCCCATCGTCGACTCCGGTCAGATCGTCTTCTGGGGCCAGTCCTTTGCCGGAACTGCAGCGCTCTGCGCTGCAGCTCTCGACCATCGAGCAAAAGCAGTCGTTGCTGTGTGCCCGAACTTGAAGTTCGATCGCGATTGGAACAAATACAAGATCGCCCTCGCCAAGTCCATGCAGGACCGAGAATCTCAACTGGCAGGCAACGATCCATATTACCTGCCGGTACTGGACATCAATCACGAACGCCCTGGAGGCATGTCGAACGGTATCAAATCGTCGGAAGCAGATTACATGCGCAGACTGAAGGAGCTGGGTGCTGTCAACTACGAGAATCGTGTGACAATCCAGTCTTACTACAAGATCATTACCTGGTCTCCGCTTTCGATGATTGCGCGTCTGGAAAGCACTCCTTCGCTCATTATCGTTCCTGAACTTGATACCCTATCTCCAGCGGAAGAGCAGATTGCAATGGTGGAAAGCTTGCGAGGTCCCAAGAAAATGTACATAGCACCCGGGAGGAATCACATGGACATCTTGAGCGGCGATGGCTTCGATGCGCTGTGCCAGGTGCAACGTGATTTCGTCCTGGAATCGACTTGCGAGCGTGAATCGTCATAG
- a CDS encoding 5'-hydroxyaverantin dehydrogenase, protein MASTETSFESVIHLSGHLELSDAFSDDWLKGRHILLTGGAGALGSSFARRWAGAGATVVIGDRDVEKGSQLVAEIRQSLGRDDAAFFVECDVAQWESQVHLFQEAVRLSPHHGIDTVVANAGAGGPDVFGVPTRKEPDPNAPPDINTTMVNYIGVLYTAHLASYYLSRNPWSAEHSPGPRTGSTHTLRDRHLLLVGSIASLAPVVGRPQYTGSKHAVLGIFRSLRATSFLSGIRVTLLCSYFVESDLVASHIKPLLEGTKLAEMHDVVEAATRLVTDERISGRALVVAPPLQRSDEHGLLAPDYDPGEADEIRIWDCYADDYLKVQAFTRRLIEALRQQEVANNV, encoded by the coding sequence ATGGCCAGCACTGAAACATCATTCGAAAGCGTGATCCATCTTTCGGGGCATCTTGAGCTTTCGGACGCCTTCTCGGATGACTGGCTCAAGGGTCGACACATTCTTCTCACCGGCGGCGCGGGAGCGCTGGGATCCAGTTTCGCGCGCAGATGGGCGGGGGCCGGCGCAACGGTGGTCATTGGAGATCGCGACGTCGAGAAAGGCTCGCAACTGGTAGCCGAGATACGACAAAGCCTTGGAAGAGACGACGCTGCCTTTTTTGTAGAGTGCGACGTCGCTCAGTGGGAGTCGCAGGTCCACCTGTTCCAAGAAGCCGTTCGGCTGAGCCCTCACCATGGTATTGATACAGTTGTTGCCAATGCTGGTGCTGGCGGTCCAGATGTCTTTGGGGTGCCAACCAGAAAGGAACCCGATCCCAATGCTCCCCCAGACATCAACACCACCATGGTCAACTACATCGGCGTCCTCTACACCGCCCATCTCGCTTCCTACTACTTGTCGCGTAACCCATGGTCAGCAGAGCACTCGCCGGGGCCTCGAACGGGCAGCACTCATACATTGCGCGATCGCCACCTGCTTTTGGTGGGCTCTATCGCTTCTTTGGCACCAGTGGTTGGAAGACCTCAATACACTGGTTCCAAACACGCTGTTCTCGGCATCTTTCGGTCGTTGAGGGCAACGAGTTTCCTGTCTGGGATAAGGGTCACGCTTTTGTGCTCCTACTTTGTGGAAAGCGATTTGGTGGCGTCTCATATCAAGCCACTACTCGAAGGCACAAAGTTGGCGGAAATGCATGATGTTGTCGAAGCGGCGACGCGACTGGTAACCGACGAGCGCATCTCCGGTCGTGCTTTGGTCGTCGCTCCGCCACTACAAAGATCTGACGAACATGGGCTCCTTGCACCTGATTATGATCCCGGAGAAGCAGACGAAATCCGAATTTGGGATTGCTATGCGGATGACTACCTAAAGGTTCAGGCTTTCACTCGACGGCTTATCGAAGCGCTGAGGCAGCAAGAAGTCGCGAACAATGTCTAA
- a CDS encoding Lariat debranching enzyme — MSIHLEEQQGIRLAIEGCGHGTLHAIYASITEACKQKQWPGVDLLIIGGDFQSVRNAFDLNCVSMPAKYREMCDFHEYYSGQRTAPYLTIFVGGNHEASNYLFELYYGGWVVPNIYYMGAANVLRLGDLRIAGLSGIWKGFDYRKPHFERLPYNESDVKSIYHVREMDVRKLLQVRTQVDVGISHDWPQGVEWKGNWRQLFRFKKHFEEDARSGRLGSVAAKQVLERLRPRFWFSAHLHCKFAAKVAHEGRQEGRKEGTAGNGATKGAKNGDEIELDDDLNGGAVAEPMKNADEIDLDMDDDDDTPATSEVKQGLSTTPAAAVTTAPANADEMDLELDKDEAPSAVPTTATTSQTNNNVQSSTAISEPSNTLADARAALPAAFAPRKAPEPIEHPPEITNQETSFLALDKCLPNRHFLQLLSVPTTPEIDQRRPLKLEYDREWLAITRAFALSEPTPFGDSDARVPQAKAQSEYHSLIQEQSKWIDEHLSDSDLTIPENFQILAPVYDGGNFQHPQYQQVREYPNPQTAQFCQMLQILNTHEIGEDEINERLAVGPRPEPEMHMQGGFRGRGGFDRGRGRGGRGARGGRGRGGGRGRGRGRGG; from the coding sequence ATGTCCATACACCTCGAAGAACAGCAAGGCATCCGCCTCGCCATCGAAGGCTGCGGCCACGGCACGCTCCACGCCATCTACGCCTCCATCACAGAAGCCTGCAAACAAAAGCAATGGCCCGGCGTCGACCTTCTCATCATCGGCGGCGACTTCCAATCAGTCCGCAATGCCTTCGACCTCAACTGCGTCTCAATGCCGGCCAAGTACCGCGAAATGTGTGACTTTCACGAATACTACTCTGGCCAGCGGACTGCACCCTACTTGACGATCTTCGTGGGAGGCAACCACGAAGCATCGAATTACCTCTTTGAGTTGTATTACGGTGGATGGGTCGTGCCGAATATCTACTACATGGGCGCTGCCAACGTCCTCCGACTGGGCGACTTGCGCATCGCGGGGTTGAGTGGGATCTGGAAAGGTTTCGATTACCGCAAACCGCATTTCGAAAGGTTACCGTATAATGAGAGTGATGTGAAGAGTATCTACCACGTGCGCGAGATGGATGTGAGGAAGTTACTGCAGGTGCGCACGCAGGTTGATGTGGGGATCAGTCATGATTGGCCGCAGGGCGTGGAGTGGAAGGGGAATTGGAGGCAGTTGTTTAGGTTCAAGAAGCATTTTGAGGAGGATGCGAGGAGTGGTAGGTTGGGGAGTGTGGCGGCTAAGCAGGTGCTGGAGAGGCTGAGGCCGAGGTTTTGGTTTAGTGCGCATTTGCATTGTAAGTTTGCCGCGAAGGTGGCGCATGAAGGACGGCAGGAGGGGAGGAAAGAGGGGACGGCGGGCAATGGGGCGACAAAGGGAGCGAAGAATGGGGATGAGATTGAGCTTGATGATGATCTGAATGGTGGTGCGGTGGCGGAGCCTATGAAGAACGCAGATGAGATTGACCTCGATATGGATGACGACGATGATACTCCAGCGACAAGCGAAGTCAAGCAGGGGTTGAGCACAACTCCAGCGGCTGCCGTGACAACTGCGCCCGCAAATGCTGACGAGATGGACCTGGAACTCGACAAGGACGAGGCGCCGAGCGCTGTCCCAACCACAGCCACCACATCACAGACCAACAACAACGTCCAATCCAGTACTGCAATATCCGAGCCATCCAATACACTCGCAGACGCTCGTGCGGCTCTTCCAGCAGCTTTCGCACCAAGAAAGGCGCCCGAGCCTATCGAGCATCCTCCTGAGATCACCAACCAAGAAACCAGCTTCCTCGCGCTCGACAAGTGTCTACCAAATCGACACTTTCTGCAGCTACTTTCTGTTCCGACCACTCCAGAAATCGACCAGCGCCGCCCGCTCAAACTCGAATACGACCGCGAATGGCTCGCCATAACCCGAGCCTTCGCACTCAGCGAACCCACTCCCTTCGGCGACTCAGACGCTCGAGTCCCTCAAGCCAAAGCCCAATCAGAATACCACTCCCTCATCCAAGAACAAAGCAAATGGATAGACGAGCACCTCAGCGACTCTGATCTCACCATCCCAGAGAATTTCCAGATCCTGGCACCAGTGTACGACGGCGGCAATTTCCAGCATCCGCAGTATCAGCAGGTGCGAGAGTACCCCAACCCGCAGACGGCGCAGTTCTGTCAGATGTTGCAGATTCTTAACACGCATGAGATTGGTGAGGATGAAATTAATGAGAGGCTTGCTGTGGGTCCTAGGCCGGAGCCGGAGATGCATATGCAGGGTGGCTTTAGGGGTAGGGGAGGGTTTGATCGAGGGAGGGGGAGGGGTGGAAGAGGGGCAAGAGGCGGGAGGGGGAGAGGTGGTGGGAGGGGTAGGGGACGAGGGAGGGGAGGATGA
- a CDS encoding Transcription factor: MEVVSSYPYVGPPGPAIMQDGGPARGGGRSGDRLTKRRRIDDTGGDAAPTNPEAFEQWDNDAQNRASQQYISGQDGASLSTGQADFSNPAAAPGALSTTEGSSWQPPDTTAYPDLASYQQQPYFYGQNNTAAAGYNANWAHATTQAYGATYVGYSVNGQTATASMPFFPPSTANVGDPADGLDGATAFNYPDVEHASQYASYTQPSATAALAQREAAKSSAYYFDDASMHLKIQSLPILDNLATQLIHTISKASFPQIQDLMRGADNEDSQAYKTLKNLFDQTRKVYSRETPFIDAIAIQMFQPNQQEIIRKANIATFISSILGAHDVSFFHLNEFFMETFVPLGHRLLKWQGAIYLELKTQIYISALMNSDGSPEAMLDELFPPDLDAQILTRHPDAPSLSPSEQDFIDRSRARKSYLLAEPSSDEALKELPKKYQWNDFVREFASCISKNVDGIMNVPVRSQAGGAANKNVVQDIVVGANGASGVAIPGVSSTGNKSSGSANRSAPAASTIRQPWTKPEEDALLAGLERVNGPHWSQILALYGRGGSVSEVLKDRNQVQLKDKARNLKLWYLKTGKEVPPSLRGVTGELRKRGGARARAALGMMDEETNHDGGGGGQDDDGDGDGGGDTGVDKNTTTRSGRSSKKKGKR; this comes from the exons ATGGAAG TCGTGTCATCGTATCCCTACGTTGGCCCTCCAGGTCCTGCCATCATGCAGGATGGAGGCCCTGCACGAGGAGGTGGCCGCAGCGGTGACCGTCTGACCAAGAGACGCCGTATTGACGATACCGGTGGAGATGCTGCCCCAACCAACCCGGAGGCCTTTGAGCAGTGGGACAATGATGCACAGAACCGGGCGTCGCAGCAGTATATTTCAGGTCAGGATGGAGCGTCCTTGAGCACCGGCCAAGCAGATTTCAGTAATCCGGCTGCGGCACCAGGAGCCCTGAGTACGACGGAGGGCTCGTCCTGGCAGCCTCCGGACACGACTGCGTACCCCGATCTTGCGTCTTATCAGCAGCAGCCCTACTTTTACGGGCAGAATAACACTGCTGCTGCTGGCTACAACGCCAACTGGGCACACGCCACAACTCAGGCCTATGGTGCTACTTATGTGGGCTACTCCGTGAATGGACAGACTGCTACTGCGAGCATGCCCTTCTTTCCTCCCTCAACTGCGAATGTTGGCGACCCTGCCGATGGGCTTGACGGCGCCACTGCTTTCAACTATCCGGACGTCGAACATGCCTCGCAGTATGCATCGTATACCCAACCCAGCGCCACGGCAGCGTTGGCTCAGCGGGAAGCGGCCAAGTCATCGGCATACTACTTTGATGATGCGAGCATGCACTTGAAGATCCAGAGTCTTCCAATACTGGACAACTTA GCGACCCAGCTCATTCACACCATTTCAAAAGCCAGCTTTCCACAAATCCAGGATCTGATGCGAGGAGCCGACAACGAGGACAGCCAAGCATACAAAACATTGAAGAACCTCTTCGACCAGACACGGAAAGTGTACAGCAGGGAGACACCTTTCATCGATGCCATTGCCATACAAATGTTCCAACCCAACCAGCAGGAGATCATTCGGAAAGCCAACATCGCCACCTTTATCTCTAGCATCCTGGGCGCGCACGATGTCAGTTTCTTCCACCTCAATGAGTTCTTCATGGAGACTTTCGTACCTCTGGGTCATCGTCTGCTTAAGTGGCAGGGTGCGATTTACTTGGAACTGAAGACGCAAATTTACATTTCAGCATTGATGAACAGTGACGGCAGTCCTGAGGCAATGCTGGATGAGCTCTTTCCACCTGATCTTGACGCTCAGATCCTGACAAGACATCCGGATGCACCAAGCTTGTCGCCCAGCGAGCAAGATTTCATTGATCGCAGCAGAGCTAGGAAGAGCTACCTACTGGCGGAGCCCTCTTCAGACGAGGCATTGAAGGAATTGCCGAAGAAGTATCAATGGAACGACTTTGTCCGCGAGTTCGCCTCCTGCATCTCCAAGAACGTTGACGGAATCATGAACGTACCTGTACGATCCCAAGCTGGTGGCGCAGCGAACAAGAATGTAGTTCAAGACATCGTGGTCGGTGCCAATGGTGCCTCCGGCGTGGCCATCCCAGGCGTGTCATCAACTGGCAACAAGTCCAGTGGATCTGCCAACAGATCAGCCCCAGCAGCATCAACAATACGACAGCCCTGGACGAAGCCCGAAGAAGACGCACTACTCGCTGGTCTCGAGCGTGTCAACGGACCGCATTGGTCCCAGATCCTCGCACTCTATGGTCGTGGTGGCTCAGTCAGTGAGGTACTGAAAGACCGCAATCAAGTGCAGCTCAAGGACAAGGCTAGAAACTTGAAATTGTGGTACCTCAAGACTGGCAAAGAAGTGCCACCGTCGTTGCGGGGTGTTACTGGTGAGCTCAGGAAGCGAGGCGGTGCGAGAGCGAGGGCTGCGTTGGGGATGATGGATGAGGAGACGAATCATGATGGCGGCGGTGGCGGGCAGGATGATGATGGGGATGGGGATGGTGGTGGTGATACGGGCGTGGATAAGAATACGACTACGAGGTCTGGGAGGAGTTCGAAGAAGAAGGGGAAACGTTAG
- a CDS encoding Ubiquitin-activating enzyme E1 1, translating to MKRRAESPPLDATDSPNKKVMTGNNGSKMDIDKPLAGAEQLKEVTNGGSNGEIDESLYSRQLYVLGHEAMKRMGSSNVLVVGLRGLGVEIAKNIALAGVKSLTLYDPKPAKIEDLSAQFFLTPADVGKPRAAVTQPRISELNPYTPVDLHPTDNLTNDLSQLKRYQVVVLTDTPLHDQLKIADFCHENGIFVVIADTYGLFGSIFTDFGKNFTCGDPTGENPLQGIVAGIDNEGLVSALDETRHGLEDGDYVTFSEVEGMDTLNDGTPRKITVKGPYTFSIGDVSSMGQYKRGGLYQQVKMPKIMDFEPLSKQLQKPELLISDFAKFDRPGQLHVAFQALHKFAEQHNGGYPRPHNDSDAAEVLKLAQEIAKSVEETPELDEKLIKEVSYQARGDLCPMAAFFGGLAAQEVLKSVSGKFHPVKQWLYFDSLESLPVNTKRTEELCKPLGTRYDGQIAVFGKEYQDKLSNVKQFLVGAGAIGCEMLKNWAMIGLATGPNGKISVTDPDQIEKSNLNRQFLFRSKDVGHLKSECASAAVQVMNPDLKGKIEVMRDRVGQDTEHIFNEKFWGSLDGVTNALDNVEARTYIDRRCVFFHKPLLDSGTLGTKGNTQVVLPRITESYSSSQDPPEQSFPMCTLRSFPNRVEHTIAWAKELFHSLFAGPPEIVNTYITQPDYLGSALKQSGNEKQTLETLQEYLVTEKPQSWDDCIEWARKQFEKQYNNAIQQLLYNFPKDSKTSSGQPFWSGPKRAPDAAQFDPKNETHYSFILAAANLHAFNYHIKPNNDRKHITEVLSHQVIPDFNPDSNVKIQADDKEPDPNAGADLGDDSAKLQAIIASLPPPKSLGDFRLEAVEFEKDDDTNFHIDFITAASNLRAENYKITPADRHKTKFIAGKIIPAIATTTALVTGLVILELYKLIDGKDDIEQYKNGFVNLALPFFGFSEPIASPKGKYLGPDGEVTIDKLWDRFETEDVTLQQFIDDFSKKGLDITMISSGVSLLYASFYAPSKLKDRLPMQLSALVEHISKKKVPEHQRNVILEVTVDDQTGEDVEVPYVMVKLAK from the exons ATGAAGAGACGAGCAGAGTCCCCTCCTCTCGACGCCACCGACTCGCCCAACAAGAAAGTCATGACCGGTAATAACGGTTCCAAGATGGACATCGACAAGCCGCTGGCCGGCGCAGAGCAGCTGAAGGAGGTGACAAACGGCGGCAGCAACGGCGAGATTGATGAGTCGCTCTACTCCCGCCAGCTGTACGTGCTGGGTCACGAGGCCATGAAGCGTATGGGCTCATCCAACGTGCTCGTTGTTGGTCTGCGTGGTCTGGGTGTGGAGATTGCAAAGAACATCGCTCTCGCTGGTGTCAAGAGTCTGACACTGTACGACCCCAAGCCAGCCAAGATCGAAGACCTCTCAGCACAGTTCTTCCTCACTCCTGCAGATGTTGGCAAGCCACGCGCTGCAGTCACTCAGCCACGCATCTCGGAGCTCAACCCATACACACCCGTCGACCTCCACCCAACCGACAACCTCACAAACGACCTTAGCCAGCTCAAGCGCTACCAGGTAGTGGTGCTGACAGACACGCCACTCCACGATCAGCTCAAGATCGCAGACTTCTGCCACGAGAACGGCATCTTCGTCGTCATCGCAGATACCTATGGCCTGTTCGGCTCCATCTTCACTGACTTTGGCAAGAACTTCACGTGCGGTGACCCAACTGGCGAGAACCCACTGCAGGGTATCGTTGCTGGCATCGACAACGAAGGTCTGGTGTCGGCATTGGATGAGACGAGACACGGTCTGGAAGATGGAGACTACGTCACATTTTCCGAGGTGGAGGGCATGGATACGCTGAACGATGGCACACCTCGCAAGATCACCGTAAAGGGCCCATACACTTTCTCGATCGGCGATGTCTCGAGCATGGGACAGTACAAGCGCGGTGGTCTGTACCAGCAGGTCAAGATGCCCAAGATCATGGACTTTGAGCCGCTGAGCAAGCAGCTCCAGAAGCCAGAACTTCTGATCTCCGACTTTGCGAAGTTTGACCGACCTGGTCAGCTCCACGTCGCCTTCCAGGCGCTTCACAAATTCGCCGAGCAGCACAACGGCGGCTACCCGCGACCACACAACGATAGTGATGCAGCGGAGGTATTGAAGTTGGCGCAAGAGATTGCAAAGAGCGTGGAAGAGACACCCGAGTTGGATGAGAAGCTCATCAAGGAGGTATCATACCAGGCACGTGGTGACTTGTGCCCAATGGCAGCGTTCTTTGGAGGTCTGGCGGCGCAAGAGGTACTCAAGTCAGTGTCGGGAAAGTTCCACCCTGTCAAGCAGTGGCTGTACTTTGACTCGCTCGAATCTTTGCCAGTGAACACCAAGCGTACCGAAGAGCTGTGTAAGCCGCTCGGCACACGATACGATGGCCAAATCGCAGTGTTTGGCAAGGAGTACCAGGACAAGCTCAGCAATGTCAAGCAGTTCCTTGTTGGTGCCGGTGCCATTGGCTGCGAAATGCTGAAGAACTGGGCGATGATCGGTCTTGCGACAGGACCGAACGGCAAGATCAGTGTGACGGACCCAGATCAGATTGAGAAGAGCAACTTGAACCGACAATTCCTCTTCCGATCGAAGGATGTGGGCCACCTCAAGAGCGAGTGCGCATCAGCTGCAGTACAGGTCATGAACCCTGACCTCAAGGGCAAGATCGAGGTGATGAGGGACAGAGTTGGCCAAGACACCGAGCACATCTTCAACGAGAAGTTCTGGGGGAGCTTGGACGGTGTGACGAACGCGCTGGACAATGTCGAAGCGCGTACATACATCGATCGTCGATGTGTCTTCTTCCACAAGCCTTTGCTCGACAGCGGCACTCTCGGCACCAAGGGCAACACCCAAGTTGTGCTCCCACGCATCACAGAATCATACTCTAGCTCCCAGGATCCTCCTGAACAATCCTTCCCTATGTGCACTCTGCGCTCGTTCCCGAACCGCGTTGAGCATACCATTGCATGGGCGAAGGAGCTGTTCCACAGTCTGTTTGCAGGACCTCCAGAAATCGTCAACACTTACATCACCCAGCCAGACTACCTCGGATCGGCGCTCAAGCAGTCTGGCAACGAGAAGCAGACTCTGGAGACACTCCAAGAGTACCTTGTCACGGAGAAGCCACAGAGCTGGGATGACTGCATCGAGTGGGCTCGCAAGCAATTCGAGAAGCAGTACAACAACGCCATCCAGCAGCTGCTGTACAACTTCCCCAAAGACTCCAAGACATCGTCCGGCCAGCCGTTCTGGTCAGGACCAAAGCGTGCACCCGATGCAGCACAGTTCGACCCCAAGAATGAAACTCACTACTCCTTCATCCTCGCCGCTGCCAATCTGCACGCCTTCAACTACCACATCAAGCCAAATAACGACCGCAAGCACATTACCGAAGTTCTATCGCACCAGGTCATTCCAGACTTCAACCCAGACTCGAACGTCAAGATCCAGGCCGATGACAAGGAGCCAGATCCGAACGCTGGAGCAGACCTTGGCGACGACTCTGCGAAGCTTCAAGCGATTATTGCTTCGCTGCCACCACCAAAGAGCCTTGGCGACTTCCGCCTCGAGGCAGTAGAGTTCGAGAAGGACGATGACACCAACTTCCACATCGACTTCATCACAGCTGCATCCAACCTTCGTGCAGAGAACTACAAGATCACGCCAGCTGACCGACACAAGACGAAGTTCATTGCCGGCAAGATCATTCCCGCCATCGCAACCACCACCGCACTGGTCACTGGTCTCGTCATTCTCGAGCTTTACAAGCTGATCGATGGCAAAGATGACATTGAGCAGTACAAGAACGGCTTCGTCAACCTGGCGCTGCCATTCTTCGGCTTCTCAGAGCCCATCGCTAGTCCGAAGGGCAAGTACCTGGGTCCAGACGGCGAGGTTACCATCGACAAGCTATGGGACCGCTTCGAGACCGAGGATGTCACGCTTCAGCAGTTCATTGACGACTTCAGCAAGAAGGGTCTGGACATCACCATGATCAGCAGCGGGGTCAGCCTTCTGTACGCGAGCTTCTACGCTCCCAGCAAGCTCAAGGACAGGCTACCGATGCA GCTCTCCGCCCTCGTGGAGCACATCTCCAAGAAGAAGGTCCCCGAGCACCAGCGTAACGTCATCCTAGAAGTCACCGTCGACGACCAGACTGGCGAGGACGTCGAAGTTCCGTATGTCATGGTCAAGCTGGCGAAGTAG